Proteins from a genomic interval of Thermoanaerobacterium thermosaccharolyticum DSM 571:
- a CDS encoding ATP-dependent metallopeptidase FtsH/Yme1/Tma family protein: MLSLFLIGYILYKNNVSEMLPVNLKNELPPKEKESNKKVSITFRDVAGLDEVIDELKIIIDFINNTEKYDRMGAKIPKGILFYGPPGTGKTLLATALAGETNSTFISASGSEFVEKYVGVGASRIRALFARAKKSTPSIIFIDEIDAVGSKRNNDNNSEKDQTLNQLLVEMDGFNSNDGIIVIGATNRLDMLDEALLRPGRFDRTIHIGNPNVKARLEILKVHTRNKPLDNDISLEELAKKTHGMTGAHLSSICNEAAILAVIRHKQRIGREEFDEAIERVVAGLQKKNPEVLEKERKIAAHHEAGHAIIGKILNASTVEKISIVPRGEALGYVLNFPKDDAFLMTKTDLKNKITMLLGGRAAEEIMFNEVSTGAENDLKEATNISYQMVCNYGMSELGNRIYDIRMVKSTDKIDAEVNKIINHCYTNAKKILIEKKDKIILIAERLLSNETITKEEIDELMNDEKQMCI, encoded by the coding sequence ATGCTATCTCTTTTTCTGATAGGGTATATACTGTATAAAAATAACGTATCCGAGATGCTACCTGTAAACTTAAAAAACGAACTTCCACCTAAAGAAAAAGAGTCCAACAAGAAAGTCAGCATCACTTTTAGAGATGTAGCAGGACTTGACGAGGTTATAGACGAGCTTAAAATTATCATCGATTTTATAAACAACACTGAAAAATACGATAGAATGGGTGCTAAAATACCAAAGGGGATACTTTTCTATGGTCCTCCAGGTACCGGCAAGACGTTGCTTGCTACAGCTCTGGCTGGAGAAACAAATTCTACATTTATATCGGCATCAGGTTCAGAATTTGTTGAAAAATATGTAGGAGTTGGAGCGAGCCGCATAAGAGCATTATTCGCAAGGGCTAAAAAGTCTACTCCCAGCATCATCTTCATAGATGAAATAGATGCAGTTGGAAGCAAGCGAAACAACGACAATAATTCCGAAAAAGATCAGACATTAAATCAGCTATTAGTTGAAATGGATGGCTTTAACAGCAACGACGGCATTATCGTAATAGGTGCGACAAATAGGCTGGATATGCTGGATGAAGCGCTTCTACGCCCTGGAAGATTTGACAGAACGATTCACATAGGAAATCCAAACGTAAAAGCACGACTGGAAATTTTGAAAGTACATACGAGAAACAAGCCTTTAGATAACGACATATCACTGGAGGAATTGGCTAAAAAGACCCATGGCATGACAGGTGCACATTTATCATCGATTTGCAATGAAGCAGCGATTTTAGCAGTAATAAGGCATAAGCAAAGAATAGGAAGAGAAGAATTTGATGAAGCTATAGAAAGAGTAGTTGCAGGATTGCAAAAGAAAAATCCAGAAGTCTTAGAAAAAGAACGCAAAATTGCAGCACACCATGAAGCCGGTCATGCTATAATCGGCAAGATATTAAACGCCAGTACAGTTGAAAAGATATCAATAGTACCTCGTGGAGAAGCATTAGGATATGTCCTCAATTTTCCAAAAGATGACGCCTTTTTAATGACAAAAACAGACTTAAAAAACAAGATAACAATGCTTCTGGGCGGTCGTGCTGCAGAGGAGATAATGTTTAATGAAGTATCTACAGGTGCAGAAAATGATTTAAAGGAAGCCACAAATATCTCATATCAGATGGTATGCAATTACGGCATGAGTGAATTGGGAAATAGGATATACGACATTAGAATGGTAAAATCAACTGACAAAATAGATGCAGAAGTCAATAAAATCATCAACCATTGCTATACAAATGCAAAAAAGATCCTTATAGAGAAAAAGGATAAAATAATCCTTATTGCAGAAAGACTTTTGTCAAATGAAACTATAACAAAAGAAGAAATTGATGAATTAATGAATGACGAAAAACAAATGTGCATATAA